From the Thermoanaerobaculia bacterium genome, the window GACTGCTCCAGTGGACCGATCGACGCGACGAGACGATCGCGGCGGTCGACAAGTCCTGCACGCTCGGCAGCGGCGCCGGATGCGCGCACGAAGCGTTCCTGTACGCGACGGGGAAGCTCGTCGGCAGGGACGATCGCCGCGCGACCGCGCTGTACGTCCGCGGCTGCGACCTGGGGGACGCGAAGGCCTGCTACAACGTCGGCGTGATGGCGGACGAAGGACGCGGCGCTCCCCGGAATCTGAAGACCGCGGCCGCGCGGTACGAGGAAGCATGCGAAGGGGGAAGCTCCGCCGCCTGCACGAATCTCGGTTTTCTCTATGAGAACGGCCATGGAGTCGCGCGGGACCGGGAGCTCGCCGTCGCCTTCTACCAGCGGGGATGCGACGGCAGCCATTGCCAGCCTTCCAACCGGACCGGCTGCGTCAATCTCGGCCGGACCTACCGCGACGGGATCGGGGTCGCGAAGGACCCGGCACGGGCGATGGCGATCTTCCAGGACGCCTGCGACCGGCCGCTCGATCCCGAAGACATCGGCGCCGATCGGAACCGCTCCCGCGCCTGCTCGCTCCTCGGAGCGATGTATCTCGGCACGGACGACGCGAAGGGGCGGGAGCTTTCCGAGCTCGGCTGCGAGCGGGGCGACGGGTTCGGCTGCTTCAACGCGGCAGCAATCTACACGACCGGTTCCGGCGTCGCGGCCGATCCCGTCAAGGCCACGTCGTTCCTCGAGAAGGCCTGCCGCGCCGGCGACGGCGAGGGCTGCTTCGACCTCGCGATCGCCTACGAGAAGGGAACCGGCACTTCCGCCGATCCGGCGAAAGCAACGGAGTCGTTCGAGAAGGCTTGCGAGCTCGGGTTCCAGAAGGCGTGCGGAAGGAAGGGGCGGTGAGGCGGCTGCGATCCTACGTGTGCTGGCTCCCACGAAATGCCATTCGCCGCCCGGACGCCGCTAAACCATATTTCAAAGTAAGGATCTGACCCCCCGAAAAGCGGAGGACATTTGCGGGACCTACCGCTTCGGGCGGCTGATTCCCGGGAGATTGCTCGCGAGCATCAGGCTGTTCGTCCTCGCGACTCCCGCGACCGTGATCTTCCTTCCGTCCGGAGACACCCCGAACGACTCGATCGCGACGGAAGAGTCGAACGGCGGGACGAACGGATTCCCGGAAACGCGCCCGGCGTCGGGAGCGAAGGGATACCGGTCGATTCCGAACCTTCCCTTTGCGTCGCGCGTGAGGATGAGGACCGATTTCCCGTCCGGCGTCCAGCGGCCGCGCCCGATCGTGATCCTCGTCAGCGAAAGTCCGCCCTGCGGAATGTCGACGCGGAAATCGTCGGTCTTCCCGTCTTCCGTCCGGACGGTCGTAACGTATTCGCCGGTGAGAGAGGAATTCGCAAACGAGATGACGTGACCTCCATCGGGTGACACGTCGGGGATTCCTCCGAGCGCCGAGAGGAACTGCGCCCCCGTCCCGTCCGGATGCACCTTCCAGTAGCCGGGCTTCGGGCCCGACCCCTGGAGATAGACGATCCACTTCCCGTCGGCGGTCTCGGTCGGATTTTCGGAATCCAGACCGAACCGGGTGATCGCGTGCGCGCCGCTTCCGTCCGAGTCGGCCGTCCAGATTTCGAACGCTCCCGTCCGGTTCGAGCTCCAGAGGAGGCCCCGGCCGTCGCGCGTGAACGCGGGGTCCCAGTCCTGCGCGGCGTCGTCGGTGAGCTGGCGCATTTCTCCGCCATCGGTCGAGATCTTCCAGAGATCGAGGTTTCCGCCCCGGCTCGAGGAGAAGACGACCCATTTCCCGTCGGGCGAGTACGCGGGCTGCCGATCGGTGGCGTTCCCCTCGGTCAGCCACCGGGCGGAAGAGGGAACGGCCACGCCTCGCTCGATCGCAAGCTCGCGCAGGTTTTCCCGCACGGAGTTGGTGTCGAAGACGAGGCGGCCGTCGCCGAGCACCTCGACGATGTCGCCGCTCTCCTGAGCCCACGCGAGCGACCGCACTTTCCCGGTGTCCACGTTCTGGGCGACGATCTCCGCGGGGCTCCCCACGACGGACGCGACAACCGACTCCGCCCGGGAATACACGATTTCGTTCCCGCCCCTGTTCCACGCGGCCGCGGACACGAGCCCCGGGGTGCCGGCGACCGGCAGATCCTTCACCTTTCCCGTCGCGGCGTCCACGATGATGACCGACTTCTTCGATCCCCCCACGCCCTGTTCGACCGCAGAGATGCGGCGCCCGTCGGGAGACCAGCGCGGATGGAAGAAGAACCGCGTCGGAAAGCGCGCGAGATCGCGGCTGGCGCCTCCCGCCGCGTCCACGATCGCCATTGCGACCCCGCTCGAGTTGGCCATCTGTTTCACGACGACGATCCGGTTTCCGTCGGGCGACCAGTCCCCTTCCCCCACGTCATCCACGATCTTGTGCGCTTCGCCGCCGACGACCGCCGAGCGATACAAGGCCGATCGCGCTCCGTCGGTCCGGATGAACAGGATCGACGCGCCGTTGGGCGCGAAACGGGGAAGGATGTCCCCGGGACCGGACGTCAGCGGCGCCTCGCCGCCCCCGTCGAGCTGCTTCAACCAGATCCGCGGCTTCCCGTCGCGGTCGGAGGAGAACGCGACCGTCTTTCCATCGGGCGAGACGGCCGGCTCGCGATCGCGTCCGGAATACGTGAGATACCGGAAGCGCACCGGCTCGGCCGTTTTCGGCGACCGGAAGACCAGAAACGCCGCGGCAACGGCGACCGCCCCCGCGATCGCTCCGGCGACGAAGGGCAAAGCGCCCCGCCTCCAGACGAACGGTCCCGGCGAGATCGGCGGCGCGGCACCCGAAAGGCTCGACGTCGAGAGGTGATCGCGCACGCTCGCGAGCTCCCGCGCGAGGTCGCGCGTCGAGTCGTAGCGGTCGTGCGGCTCCTTCGCGAGCAGCCGCTCGACGATCCAGCGCAGCGGCGCCGGGCAGGTCGGGGCGGCCGTTGCGAGGGGCTCGGGCTCTTCGCGGAGGATCGCGGTCATCGTCTCGGCCGCGGTCGGGCGCGCGAAGGCTTTCCGGCCGGCCGCCATCTCGTAGAGGATCGCGCCGAGCGCGAACTGGTCCGATCGATGGTCGACGACCGCTCCCCGCGCCTGCTCGGGCGACATGTAGGAGACGGTCCCCATGATGATCCCCGTCCCCGTGCTCTCGGCTGCCGCGGTCGGCGTCTGCGAGAGGTCAGAACGAGTAGCGTCGGCGATCTTCGCGAGGCCGAAATCCGCGATTTTCGCGAGCCGATCGTTGGAGACGAGGATGTTCTCGGGCTTCAAGTCCCGGTGGAGGATCCCCTTCTCGTGGGCGGCGGCGAGCCCCTCCGCGATCTGCGCGCCGAGGTCGAGGATCCTCCGGATCCCCATCGATCCGCGATCGATGATCGCGCGGAGGTCGGGCCCCTCGACGAGCTCGGAGGCGAAATAGCGGATCCCGTTTTCCTCGCCGACGTCGTGGACGACGACGATGTGAGGGTCGGAGAGCGCCGACGCCGACCGCGCCTCCCGCTCGAAGCGGGCAAGCCGGTCGGGATCCTTCGCGAAGGCCTCGGGAATGACCTTGATCGCGACTTCGCGGCCGAGGCGAGAATCGCGCGCGCGGTAGACCTCTCCCATTCCCCCGGCGCCGAGGGGGGCGAGGATTTCGTAGGGGCCGAGCCGGGAACCGGTCGTCAGCGGCATTGAGCGGGTGAATCGTAGCGCATCGGCCGCTCACCGCGGATGTGGGCAATCCGTCAGCGCAGCTGGAAATTCACCGTGATCGCCAGGTACACGCCACCGGTTTCCCGTTCAGGAGCGCCGGATCGTCG encodes:
- a CDS encoding protein kinase is translated as MPLTTGSRLGPYEILAPLGAGGMGEVYRARDSRLGREVAIKVIPEAFAKDPDRLARFEREARSASALSDPHIVVVHDVGEENGIRYFASELVEGPDLRAIIDRGSMGIRRILDLGAQIAEGLAAAHEKGILHRDLKPENILVSNDRLAKIADFGLAKIADATRSDLSQTPTAAAESTGTGIIMGTVSYMSPEQARGAVVDHRSDQFALGAILYEMAAGRKAFARPTAAETMTAILREEPEPLATAAPTCPAPLRWIVERLLAKEPHDRYDSTRDLARELASVRDHLSTSSLSGAAPPISPGPFVWRRGALPFVAGAIAGAVAVAAAFLVFRSPKTAEPVRFRYLTYSGRDREPAVSPDGKTVAFSSDRDGKPRIWLKQLDGGGEAPLTSGPGDILPRFAPNGASILFIRTDGARSALYRSAVVGGEAHKIVDDVGEGDWSPDGNRIVVVKQMANSSGVAMAIVDAAGGASRDLARFPTRFFFHPRWSPDGRRISAVEQGVGGSKKSVIIVDAATGKVKDLPVAGTPGLVSAAAWNRGGNEIVYSRAESVVASVVGSPAEIVAQNVDTGKVRSLAWAQESGDIVEVLGDGRLVFDTNSVRENLRELAIERGVAVPSSARWLTEGNATDRQPAYSPDGKWVVFSSSRGGNLDLWKISTDGGEMRQLTDDAAQDWDPAFTRDGRGLLWSSNRTGAFEIWTADSDGSGAHAITRFGLDSENPTETADGKWIVYLQGSGPKPGYWKVHPDGTGAQFLSALGGIPDVSPDGGHVISFANSSLTGEYVTTVRTEDGKTDDFRVDIPQGGLSLTRITIGRGRWTPDGKSVLILTRDAKGRFGIDRYPFAPDAGRVSGNPFVPPFDSSVAIESFGVSPDGRKITVAGVARTNSLMLASNLPGISRPKR